A genomic region of Manihot esculenta cultivar AM560-2 chromosome 15, M.esculenta_v8, whole genome shotgun sequence contains the following coding sequences:
- the LOC110602631 gene encoding uncharacterized protein LOC110602631 yields the protein MVRSSMRRNWLASSIILFFALFATAILGEDGLLSNGDFETPPSNGFPSDSLADGPSEIPSWKLRGTVELVSSGQKQGGMILIVPGGRHAVRLGNDAEISHELTVEKGSIYSVTFSAARTCAQLESLNVSVPPASQTIDLQTLYNVQGWDPYAWAFEAEEDKVNLVFRNLGMEDDPTCGPIIDDIAIKKLFAPDKPKDNAVLNGDFEEGPWMFRNVSLGVLLPTNLDEEITSLPGWTVESNRAVRYIDSYHFSVPGGKRAIELVSGKEGIISQMVETAPNKAYTMTFSLGHAGDKCKQPMAVMAFAGDQAQNVHYTPDSNSTFQTANLNFTAKADRTRIAFYSIYYNTRTDDMSSLCGPVVDDVRVWFSGGRRTVFGGVGLGLWVFVLVLVLF from the exons ATGGTTCGAAGCTCGATGAGAAGAAACTGGTTGGCTTCTTCCATTATTCTCTTCTTCGCTCTGTTTGCTACTGCTATACTAGGAGAAGATG GATTGTTGTCCAACGGTGATTTTGAAACGCCACCATCCAACGGTTTCCCCAGCGACTCCTTAGCGGACGGGCCCAGTGAAATCCCCAGCTGGAAATTGAGAGGCACCGTAGAGCTTGTCTCTTCGGGGCAAAAACAGGGTGGGATGATCCTCATCGTACCCGGTGGTAGACACGCAGTGAGATTGGGTAATGACGCAGAGATTAGCCATGAATTGACGGTGGAGAAAGGGTCCATTTACTCGGTGACGTTCAGTGCGGCTCGCACGTGCGCTCAGCTGGAGTCACTAAACGTCTCAGTGCCACCTGCATCACAGACCATAGACTTGCAGACATTGTATAATGTGCAAGGGTGGGACCCATACGCGTGGGCTTTTGAGGCGGAGGAAGATAAAGTGAATTTGGTTTTTAGGAATTTGGGCATGGAGGATGACCCCACTTGTGGGCCCATTATTGATGACATTGCCATCAAGAAGCTTTTTGCTCCTGATAAACCCAAAG ACAATGCAGTGTTAAACGGTGACTTTGAGGAAGGTCCATGGATGTTTAGAAACGTTTCGCTGGGAGTGTTGCTACCAACCAACCTGGACGAAGAAATAACTTCATTACCTGGTTGGACAGTGGAATCCAACAGGGCTGTTCGCTACATAGACTCGTACCATTTCTCAGTTCCAGGAGGCAAACGTGCCATCGAATTAGTGTCAGGGAAGGAAGGGATAATTTCCCAGATGGTTGAAACAGCGCCAAACAAGGCATACACCATGACATTTTCGTTGGGCCATGCTGGTGACAAATGCAAGCAGCCCATGGCAGTTATGGCCTTCGCTGGAGATCAGGCCCAAAACGTCCATTACACACCCGACTCTAATTCTACCTTTCAAACTGCAAATTTGAACTTCACTGCCAAGGCCGATAGGACCAGGATTGCATTCTATAGCATTTACTATAATACCAGGACTGATGATATGAGCTCCCTTTGCGGACCGGTGGTGGATGATGTTCGGGTTTGGTTTTCGGGTGGGAGGAGGACTGTGTTTGGTGGGGTGGGGCTTGGGTTGTGGGTGTTTGTATTGGTTTTGGTTTTGTTTTAA
- the LOC110602556 gene encoding la-related protein 6A — MEGEMGPNSVAAADTAIVSTAASPPHDSDFSPVGSPDDTLPVPEVHALPSDEDHDQEEDAGAEHDHVQDHPSGSTDQTEVIKQKIIKQVEYYFSDENLPTDKHMLGLIKKNKEGFVPITIIASFRKMKKLTRDLSFIVAALKESSFLVVSSDGKKVKRHHPFPIAELKDPKLCSVLVENLPEDHSVLNIQRIFGEAGKVKNISIRDPHAVEESKKGSKADILISSKLHAIIEYDTVEAAEKAVATLNNEQDWRNGLRVKHLKRMGKYGQRRQAWRESDVEKNSTGRPSNQPVDEENRHCSEHHDDTPDEEDGEHLAKEKNGQRIRNRGRSRRNKYRPTNGLGHGSTCAAHAVEQSKPPPGPKMPDGTRGFTMGRGRPPVAKQN; from the exons ATGGAAGGTGAAATGGGGCCCAACTCCGTTGCTGCCGCCGACACCGCCATCGTTTCCACCGCGGCATCTCCGCCGCATGATTCCGATTTCTCTCCCGTTGGATCTCCTGATGATACCTTGCCTGTGCCTGAGGTTCACGCTCTCCCGTCTGATGAGGATCACGACCAGGAAGAAGACGCCGGTGCAGAACACGATCACGTTCAAGATCACCCGTCTGGGTCTACGGATCAAACCGAAGTCATCAAGCAGAAGATTATTAAACAG GTGGAATACTACTTTAGCGACGAAAATTTGCCCACAGACAAGCATATGCTaggtttgatcaagaaaaacaaGGAAGGTTTCG TTCCCATCACAATTATTGCTTCCTTCAGGAAAATGAAGAAGCTTACTCGGGATCTTTCATTTATTGTTGCTGCACTCAAGGAGTCTTCCTTTTTG GTTGTGAGCTCAGATGGGAAGAAGGTGAAGCGTCATCATCCTTTTCCAATTGCTGAGCTTAAGGATCCAAAG TTATGCTCTGTTCTGGTAGAGAATCTTCCAGAGGATCACTCAGTACTGAACATCCAACGAATATTTGGTGAAGCTGGGAA GGTAAAGAATATCTCCATACGTGATCCGCATGCTGTGGAAGAGTcaaaaaaaggaagcaaagcAGATATTTTAATCAGTAGCAAG TTGCATGCTATTATCGAGTATGACACGGTTGAGGCTGCTGAGAAAGCT GTGGCTACATTAAATAATGAACAGGACTGGAGAAATGGCTTACGAGTAAAGCATCTTAAGCGAATG GGAAAGTATGGACAGAGAAGGCAAGCCTGGAGGGAATCTGATGTGGAAAAGAATAGCACTGGTCGCCCATCTAATCAACCAGTAGATGAGGAGAATCGTCACTGTAGTGAGCACCATGATGATACACCTGATGAAGAG GATGGCGAGCATTTAGCGAAGGAGAAAAATGGACAGAGAATTCGCAATCGGGGACGATCGAGGAGGAACAAATATCGTCCCACTAATGGGCTGG GTCATGGAAGTACATGTGCAGCCCATGCCGTTGAACAGTCGAAGCCACCTCCTGGGCCTAAAATGCCTGATGGAACCAGAGGTTTTACAATGGGAAGAGGACGGCCTCCTGTAGCTAAACAAAATTAG
- the LOC110601779 gene encoding 40S ribosomal protein S14-3: MSKKKTREPKEENVTLGPAVREGEHVFGVAHIFASFNDTFIHVTDLSGRETLVRITGGMKVKADRDESSPYAAMLAAQDVSQRCKELGITALHIKLRATGGNKTKTPGPGAQSALRALARSGMKIGRIEDVTPIPTDSTRRKGGRRGRRL, from the exons ATG TCTAAAAAGAAGACTAGAGAGCCAAAGGAAGAAAATGTTACCCTTGGACCTGCAGTCAGGGAGGGTGAGCATGTTTTTGGAGTGGCCCACATCTTTGCATCCTTCAATGACACATTCATT CATGTGACTGATCTCTCTGGAAGAGAAACCCTTGTTCGAATAACAG GAGGCATGAAGGTGAAAGCTGACAGAGATGAGTCTTCACCATATGCTGCTATGCTTGCAGCACAGGATGTCTCACAGAGATGCAAG GAACTTGGTATTACTGCTCTTCATATTAAGCTCCGTGCTACTGGTGGGAACAAAACAAAAACTCCAGGTCCAGGTGCACAATCTGCCCTGCGGGCACTTGCTCGTTCTGGAATGAAAATTGGTCGCATAG AGGATGTGACTCCAATTCCCACTGATAGCACACGCAGAAAGGGTGGCAGAAGAGGGAGAAGACTCTGA
- the LOC110601780 gene encoding uncharacterized protein LOC110601780, whose amino-acid sequence MTSQLVANHREGAEIYHGDSLCKQKSIELLKEIRLPNGLLPLDDIVEVGYNRTTGFVWVKQKNRKEHKFRAIGRNVSYDTEVTAFVEDRKMRRLTGVKSKEFLIWVTISDIYVDSGDTGKITFGNPTGISRTFPVSAFELEEEKK is encoded by the coding sequence ATGACGTCTCAGCTTGTCGCAAACCACCGAGAAGGAGCGGAGATCTACCACGGCGACTCCCTCTGCAAGCAGAAGTCAATCGAACTCCTAAAGGAGATCCGACTCCCAAACGGCCTCCTGCCTCTCGATGACATAGTTGAAGTTGGCTACAATCGCACCACTGGCTTCGTCTGGGTCAAACAGAAGAACAGGAAAGAGCATAAATTCCGAGCAATTGGGCGGAACGTGTCGTATGATACGGAGGTGACAGCTTTCGTGGAGGACAGGAAGATGCGGCGGCTGACGGGGGTGAAGAGCAAGGAGTTTCTGATATGGGTTACGATCTCTGATATATATGTGGATTCTGGTGATACTGGGAAAATAACATTCGGAAATCCGACAGGTATATCGAGGACTTTTCCGGTGTCGGCATTTGAgctggaggaggagaagaagtga